One window of Medicago truncatula cultivar Jemalong A17 chromosome 2, MtrunA17r5.0-ANR, whole genome shotgun sequence genomic DNA carries:
- the LOC25486356 gene encoding UDP-arabinose 4-epimerase 1 — MLNFSRARSQPRAARSMSLGGMDYVDPKKKGNLLGKVFLVAALTALCILVIKRSPSFTTPSPFSVHEPGVTHVLVTGGAGYIGSHATLRLLKESYRVTIVDNLSRGNLGAVRVLQSLFPQPGRLQFIHADLGDAKSVDKIFSENKFDAVMHFAAVAYVGESTLYPLKYYHNITSNTLLVLESMAKYNVKTFIYSSTCATYGEPEKMPITEETEQKPINPYGKAKKMAEDIILDFSKNSKMAVMILRYFNVIGSDPEGRLGEAPRPELREHGRISGACFDAARGIMPGLKVTGTDYNTPDGTCIRDYIDVTDLVDAHVKALEKAKPGKVGIYNVGTGKGRSVKEFVSACKKATGVDIKVDFLPRRPGDYAEVYSDPTKIRRELNWTAQYTDLEKSIQVAWKWQKTRPNGYGSS; from the exons ATGCTAAATTTTTCTAGGGCCAGAAGTCAGCCGAGGGCAGCCAGATCTATGTCATTAGGCG gtATGGATTATGTGGATCCAAAGAAGAAGGGGAACCTTCTCGGGAAGGTTTTTCTTGTTGCAGCATTAACAGCATTATGCATTTTGGTGATCAAGAGATCTCCATCTTTTACCACTCCTAGTCCG TTTTCTGTCCATGAACCTGGGGTTACTCATGTTTTAGTGACCGGCGGTGCAGGCTATATCGGGTCACATGCTACCTTACGACTTCTGAAAGAGTCTTATCGAGTTACCATAGTG GATAATCTGTCACGTGGAAATTTGGGTGCTGTCAGGGTTCTTCAAAGCTTATTTCCACAACCTGGAAGACTTCAATTTATACATGCTGACTTGGGAGATGCAAAATCT gttgataaaatattttcgGAGAATAAGTTTGATGCTGTGATGCACTTTGCAGCTGTTGCTTATGTGGGAGAAAGTACACTTTACCCTCTTAA GTATTATCACAACATTACATCAAATACCTTGTTGGTGTTGGAGTCTATGGCTAAATATAATGTGAAGACATTCATTTATTCAAGTACATGTGCAACATATGGGGAACCTGAAAAGATGCCAATTACAGAAGAAACAGAACAG AAACCTATCAATCCATATGGAAAAGCTAAGAAGATGGCAGAAGATATCATccttgatttttcaaaaaattccAAGATGGCAGTAATGATTCTAAG ATATTTCAATGTGATTGGATCAGACCCTGAAGGGAGATTAGGTGAGGCACCAAGACCTGAGCTTCGGGAACATGGTCGTATTTCAGGTGCCTGCTTTGATGCAGCTCGCGGTATTATGCCTGGCTTGAAG GTTACAGGAACAGATTATAACACACCTGATGGAACATGCATTCGAGATTATATTGATGTTACCGATCTTGTTGATGCCCATGTCAAAGCTCTTGAAAAGGCAAAGCCTGGTAAAGTAGGCATCTACAATGTTGGCACTGGAAAAGGTAGGTCAGTTAAGGAGTTTGTGAGTGCTTGTAAAAAGGCTACAGGTGTTGACATCAAAGTAGACTTCCTTCCACGCCGACCCGGTGATTACGCCGAGGTGTATAGCGACCCGACTAAGATCAGACGCGAACTGAACTGGACTGCGCAATACACTGACCTTGAAAAGAGCATTCAGGTTGCATGGAAATGGCAGAAAACTCGCCCTAATGGTTATGGAAGTTCCTAG